One Methanolobus sp. WCC4 DNA segment encodes these proteins:
- a CDS encoding glycosyltransferase family 4 protein: MNICIMCQDFPPLIGGIAAHVHELSKALAKQGNEVHVIVPRYPYNLKWEENFDGIHVHRVFQIRKRFLSGNLYIPFAIAKLLSVIKKHNIDVVHYHSSYPESIITKYIKNKPVIFTAHESGFLEMASNERFINKLKYRLSHPDIIIGPSQELADVPTKFGVDKNKTIFISNGVDVDKFSPSISGSRIREKYKVKDDEIVVLCPRRLAPKNGVIYLIEAIPQIAAINQKIKFVIVGEGGFKKQRTEMEDTLINLSLDDKVIFTGDIPNHEMPEFFAASDIVVLPSLMEATSIAGLEAMSSSKPLIGTTVGGIPYLIDDNITGILVPPKDSEALANAIDRLTKDEDMRNYMGLNARKKVETEFSWEIIAKKTLRIYEELIV, encoded by the coding sequence ATGAATATTTGTATAATGTGCCAAGACTTTCCCCCTTTAATTGGCGGTATTGCAGCCCATGTACATGAACTTTCTAAAGCTTTGGCCAAGCAGGGGAATGAAGTCCATGTTATTGTCCCAAGATATCCATATAATCTAAAGTGGGAAGAAAATTTTGATGGAATTCACGTGCACCGGGTGTTCCAGATACGTAAACGTTTTTTGAGTGGTAATTTATATATTCCTTTTGCAATTGCTAAATTGCTATCCGTGATTAAAAAGCACAATATTGACGTTGTTCATTATCATTCATCTTACCCAGAAAGTATAATCACAAAGTATATAAAAAATAAGCCTGTGATTTTCACTGCTCATGAGTCTGGGTTTTTAGAAATGGCAAGCAACGAACGCTTCATAAATAAATTAAAATACAGACTTTCACACCCCGACATAATCATTGGCCCAAGTCAAGAATTAGCAGATGTACCAACTAAATTTGGTGTTGATAAGAACAAAACAATTTTTATATCAAACGGAGTTGATGTAGATAAATTTAGTCCAAGTATTAGCGGAAGCAGAATCAGGGAAAAATACAAAGTAAAAGACGATGAAATAGTCGTTCTATGTCCTCGAAGACTAGCTCCAAAAAATGGCGTTATCTACTTAATCGAAGCTATTCCACAGATTGCTGCCATTAATCAAAAAATTAAGTTTGTGATTGTTGGAGAAGGGGGATTCAAAAAACAAAGAACTGAAATGGAAGATACACTTATAAATTTATCTTTGGATGACAAGGTCATATTTACAGGTGATATTCCTAATCATGAAATGCCAGAATTTTTTGCGGCCTCTGATATTGTTGTTTTACCATCACTGATGGAAGCTACTAGCATAGCGGGCTTAGAAGCAATGTCGTCTAGCAAACCTTTAATAGGCACTACTGTTGGGGGAATACCATATTTAATAGATGACAATATAACAGGAATCCTTGTTCCTCCAAAAGACTCGGAAGCATTAGCAAATGCAATTGATCGCTTAACCAAAGATGAAGATATGAGAAATTACATGGGTTTAAATGCTAGAAAAAAAGTTGAAACGGAATTTTCTTGGGAAATCATTGCTAAGAAAACATTAAGAATTTACGAGGAATTAATAGTATGA
- the wecB gene encoding UDP-N-acetylglucosamine 2-epimerase (non-hydrolyzing), whose product MICIILGTRPEIIKMSPVIRECQRLNIDYFILHTGQHYTYQMDKLFFSELKLPAPKYNIDVGSGRHGEQTAKMLAEIENILLEEKPEVVLVQGDTNTVLAGSLAASKLGIKIGHVEAGLRSFDRKMPEELNRIMSDHIADYLFAPTKKSKELLINEGIPHEMISVTGNTIVDSVMQNIQLIDEKKILDKWLLKRKNYILITAHRQENVDNKRNLTNILKGIDLITQDCGLNVIFPIHPRTAKKLTEFDLMQNVKKIRNLIIIEPVGFLELLVLEKCAKLIITDSGGLQEEACILNTPCITIRENTERPETVEVGANLLVGTNPQNMLEGSRKMMKANSDWKNPLGKGDSAEKIINFILNRHL is encoded by the coding sequence ATGATTTGTATAATTTTAGGCACTCGACCAGAGATTATTAAAATGTCTCCTGTTATAAGAGAGTGTCAGAGATTAAACATAGATTATTTTATTCTGCACACTGGTCAGCATTATACATATCAAATGGATAAACTCTTTTTTTCTGAACTTAAACTACCTGCCCCAAAATATAATATTGATGTAGGATCAGGTAGACATGGCGAACAAACAGCTAAAATGCTTGCTGAAATCGAAAATATTTTGCTCGAAGAAAAGCCAGAAGTTGTGTTGGTTCAGGGAGATACAAACACAGTGTTAGCTGGTTCTTTAGCTGCTTCGAAGTTAGGTATAAAAATTGGGCATGTTGAAGCTGGTTTAAGAAGTTTTGATCGGAAAATGCCTGAAGAATTAAATCGCATTATGTCCGATCATATTGCAGACTACTTGTTTGCACCTACGAAAAAATCAAAGGAATTATTAATTAATGAAGGTATACCCCATGAAATGATTTCTGTAACAGGAAATACAATTGTAGATTCAGTGATGCAAAACATTCAACTCATAGATGAAAAAAAGATCCTTGACAAATGGTTGCTAAAAAGAAAGAATTATATCCTTATCACAGCACATCGGCAAGAGAATGTAGACAACAAGAGAAATTTGACAAATATTTTAAAAGGTATTGATTTAATTACACAAGATTGTGGACTAAATGTTATATTTCCAATTCACCCTAGGACTGCCAAAAAGCTTACAGAATTTGATTTGATGCAAAATGTAAAAAAAATCAGAAATCTTATTATTATTGAGCCAGTTGGCTTTTTAGAACTACTTGTTTTGGAAAAATGCGCAAAACTGATAATAACGGATTCGGGAGGGCTTCAAGAAGAAGCCTGCATCCTAAATACACCCTGCATTACAATTAGAGAAAATACAGAAAGACCTGAAACCGTTGAGGTTGGTGCTAATTTGCTTGTAGGCACAAATCCTCAAAACATGTTAGAAGGTTCACGAAAAATGATGAAGGCAAACAGCGACTGGAAAAATCCTTTAGGAAAAGGTGACAGTGCAGAAAAAATTATTAACTTCATTTTAAATAGGCATCTTTGA
- a CDS encoding nucleotide sugar dehydrogenase, whose product MLQLLKSKIDKKTARICIVGLGYVGLPLAIEFAKRDFEVIGYDVSVDLVNNINDLKSHLSTISDELLKSVEFNFKATNSPKKAFTNTDFIIICVPTPVTKSNDPNLDYIKSALIDILPYLTKDMFLILESTTYPGTTEEIMIPIIEQSGMVAGLDFGVAYSPERVDPGNITFNLSNTPKVVGGINEDCADIARELYSQITSVVKVSSLKNAEATKIIENVFRAVNIALVNELAILAEQLGFDIWEVIDAASTKPYGFMPHYPGAGVGGHCIPVDPFYLSWKAKEVGLNSKFIELAGEINQNMPKHIVNMTIAGLNEVKKSVNGSKVLILGLAYKKDVNDLRNSPMLSVFEQLLKMGAEVSYNDEFINEVRMDNELLASTPLETIQNFDCVIIGVKHSYYDLDYISSQFISDVVVVDCINVLNQNQSKCCVLKKLGQ is encoded by the coding sequence ATGCTACAGTTACTTAAATCTAAGATTGATAAAAAAACTGCTAGAATTTGTATAGTTGGATTAGGCTATGTGGGGTTGCCACTTGCAATTGAATTTGCAAAAAGAGATTTTGAAGTCATTGGATATGATGTTTCTGTTGACCTTGTAAATAATATTAATGATTTGAAAAGCCATTTGTCTACAATTTCAGATGAATTGTTGAAATCAGTGGAGTTTAACTTCAAAGCTACAAATTCTCCCAAAAAAGCATTCACAAATACAGACTTTATTATCATTTGTGTGCCTACTCCAGTTACAAAATCAAATGATCCAAACTTGGATTATATAAAGTCTGCTCTTATAGATATTTTACCCTACTTAACAAAAGACATGTTTCTCATTCTGGAAAGCACAACCTATCCTGGAACTACTGAAGAAATCATGATACCTATAATTGAACAAAGTGGAATGGTTGCTGGCTTGGATTTCGGCGTGGCATATTCTCCTGAAAGAGTGGACCCTGGAAATATTACATTCAATTTATCAAATACTCCTAAAGTTGTAGGGGGGATTAATGAAGATTGCGCTGATATAGCTAGAGAACTCTATAGTCAAATAACTTCAGTAGTAAAAGTGTCTTCACTTAAAAATGCTGAAGCTACTAAGATAATAGAAAATGTATTTCGTGCTGTAAACATAGCTTTAGTTAATGAACTTGCAATATTGGCAGAACAATTAGGGTTTGATATTTGGGAAGTTATAGATGCAGCATCCACAAAACCCTATGGATTCATGCCACATTATCCCGGAGCTGGTGTAGGTGGACATTGTATACCCGTAGATCCATTTTACTTATCTTGGAAAGCAAAAGAAGTGGGTCTTAATTCCAAATTTATTGAACTAGCGGGAGAAATAAATCAAAATATGCCAAAACATATTGTTAATATGACAATTGCGGGATTAAACGAAGTTAAAAAAAGTGTGAATGGTTCTAAAGTCTTAATATTAGGTTTGGCATATAAGAAAGATGTAAATGACTTAAGAAATTCTCCAATGCTTAGTGTCTTTGAGCAATTGTTGAAAATGGGAGCAGAAGTAAGTTATAATGATGAATTTATTAATGAAGTTCGTATGGATAATGAGCTTCTAGCATCAACTCCACTTGAAACGATTCAAAATTTTGATTGTGTTATTATTGGTGTAAAACATTCATACTATGATTTGGATTATATTTCATCACAATTTATTAGTGATGTGGTTGTCGTTGATTGCATAAATGTTCTTAATCAAAACCAAAGTAAATGTTGTGTGTTAAAAAAATTGGGCCAATAG
- a CDS encoding glycosyltransferase family 4 protein, which produces MKNKIKVAIVSKYFPPNIRGGGEISAYNLAKGLSDSGVEVHVITSENITAIPGSGFVLHPIIKPNILPGVFYHIGNNELFYWNTYKTVSAFLKNNPGIDIVHAMNMDTIPGVVFAASKHGVKSVATINSHWLTCPYGYMLKMYDGFSVCDGKCNLLSAFRCYRHSSSLLEQLFGPLYSKLQMIERQYSAKKLDGVVCISKNIHSYVKTIFGDKLTAIIPNICEFTEPINYNNKFESDILFVGALGKFKGCEYVIQAMPEIIKKYPECIFRVIGDGDRFNEFKKMTQRLDVSDNVIFEGFVSSDEIDVYFSKTRIVVFPSIVPETFGRVAAEAMAFCKPVIGSNTGAIPENVKHMETGVIVEPANVPEIADAVLYLLGNHEVAKKMGITGKLISMHKYSTEFVTNNYLRMYQKVLYPYLK; this is translated from the coding sequence ATGAAGAATAAAATTAAAGTTGCCATCGTATCAAAATATTTTCCCCCTAACATAAGAGGAGGTGGGGAAATAAGTGCTTATAATCTTGCAAAAGGATTGAGCGATTCAGGTGTGGAGGTTCATGTCATAACTTCTGAAAACATAACTGCAATCCCTGGCTCTGGTTTCGTTTTGCACCCCATTATTAAGCCAAATATCTTACCTGGCGTGTTTTATCATATTGGGAACAACGAGCTTTTTTACTGGAATACATATAAAACTGTATCTGCATTCCTTAAGAATAATCCTGGCATCGATATAGTCCATGCAATGAATATGGATACTATACCTGGTGTTGTTTTCGCGGCAAGTAAGCATGGGGTAAAATCTGTTGCAACAATAAACAGTCATTGGTTAACCTGCCCTTATGGCTATATGTTAAAAATGTATGATGGTTTTTCAGTTTGTGATGGTAAATGTAACCTCCTTTCCGCTTTCAGGTGTTATAGACATTCTTCTAGTTTGCTGGAACAATTATTTGGTCCTCTTTATTCAAAATTGCAAATGATTGAAAGACAATATTCTGCTAAGAAATTAGATGGAGTAGTTTGCATATCGAAGAACATTCATTCTTATGTAAAAACCATATTTGGCGATAAATTAACTGCAATTATTCCTAATATCTGTGAGTTTACAGAACCCATAAACTATAATAATAAATTTGAAAGTGATATTTTATTTGTAGGTGCACTTGGTAAATTTAAGGGTTGTGAGTATGTAATTCAGGCAATGCCTGAAATTATCAAGAAATATCCAGAATGTATTTTCAGGGTAATTGGAGATGGAGATCGTTTTAATGAGTTTAAAAAAATGACTCAAAGGCTAGATGTTTCAGACAATGTCATTTTTGAAGGTTTTGTTTCTTCTGATGAAATAGATGTATATTTTTCTAAGACTAGAATCGTTGTTTTTCCATCAATTGTACCTGAAACCTTTGGAAGGGTAGCAGCTGAAGCAATGGCATTTTGTAAGCCCGTAATAGGGTCTAACACAGGAGCTATTCCAGAAAATGTAAAACATATGGAAACTGGAGTAATTGTTGAGCCAGCAAATGTTCCTGAAATAGCTGATGCAGTTTTATATTTGCTAGGCAATCATGAAGTTGCAAAAAAAATGGGTATTACAGGTAAATTAATATCAATGCATAAATACTCTACTGAGTTTGTAACAAATAACTATCTACGTATGTATCAAAAAGTGTTATATCCGTATCTCAAATAA
- a CDS encoding glycosyltransferase family 4 protein, which produces MKIAQVCHRYHPFIGGVETHVKEISERMVLLGNEVEVLTTDLGGKLPQTEMLNGVKITRFRSFAPGEAYYLSPMIYFYLKSNGYDVVHAHNYHALPAFFAGMGKGRCKFVFTPHYHRGGHTFLRNLLHKPYKLFGKMIFSRADNIVCVSEYEKGLVSEDFVLPPGKIRKIPNGINLAEFRNVRLDLKKGDGNKLLYVGRLEEYKGVQYIIQALLYLPDHSLSVIGKGPFEHDLRELADKLGVASKVEWLKDVSRKELLKHYVSADVFLMLSKHEAYGITVAEALASGTLCIVALGSALDEFVDDEMCFGIDDYDPRILSSIIKRLKYNDTVPNTIADWNDVVHELVDLYEE; this is translated from the coding sequence ATGAAAATTGCACAGGTCTGTCACAGGTATCATCCCTTCATAGGGGGTGTTGAAACTCACGTAAAAGAGATCAGTGAACGGATGGTACTGCTTGGAAATGAAGTGGAAGTGCTGACCACGGATCTAGGCGGCAAGTTACCTCAGACTGAAATGCTGAATGGTGTCAAGATCACAAGGTTCAGATCTTTTGCGCCAGGGGAAGCATATTATCTTTCTCCTATGATATACTTTTACCTGAAAAGTAATGGATATGATGTTGTACATGCCCATAACTATCATGCTCTGCCTGCTTTTTTTGCAGGGATGGGTAAAGGCCGATGCAAATTTGTATTCACCCCCCATTATCACCGAGGCGGACATACCTTTCTGAGGAATCTGCTGCATAAGCCTTACAAGTTATTCGGAAAGATGATATTTTCCAGAGCTGACAATATTGTATGTGTTTCAGAGTACGAGAAAGGGCTTGTTTCAGAGGATTTCGTTCTACCTCCCGGCAAGATAAGAAAGATTCCCAATGGGATCAATTTGGCTGAGTTCAGGAATGTAAGACTTGATTTGAAAAAAGGTGATGGCAATAAACTCCTCTATGTTGGAAGACTGGAGGAATATAAAGGTGTTCAGTATATAATTCAGGCATTGCTATATCTCCCAGACCATAGTTTGTCTGTCATAGGAAAAGGTCCGTTTGAACATGACCTGCGTGAACTTGCAGATAAGCTGGGAGTTGCAAGTAAGGTAGAGTGGCTAAAAGATGTCTCCAGGAAAGAGCTATTGAAACATTATGTCTCTGCAGATGTTTTTTTGATGCTTTCAAAACATGAGGCATACGGTATAACTGTTGCAGAGGCCCTGGCATCAGGAACGCTGTGTATCGTGGCCTTGGGAAGTGCACTGGATGAATTTGTGGATGATGAAATGTGCTTTGGAATAGATGATTATGACCCAAGGATATTGTCCTCGATTATCAAACGGTTAAAATACAATGATACTGTTCCAAATACCATTGCTGACTGGAACGATGTAGTCCATGAGTTGGTTGATCTATATGAAGAATAA
- a CDS encoding glycosyltransferase, giving the protein MIFIYISILLLFLVGLPYFSIMLLIKKYGYRKSPVSKDYGFKQSISIVIPTYNEELIVAKKLDNILELDYPLDLIEVIFIDSSTDKTRDIISTYQEKYRNIRIINEGERAGLATALNKAYSAAKNDIVVKTDCDSFLHKDALSQMVANFADKSIGAVCGKQVVINSSKVEEGYRSIQSRLQIVESWLDSTIIFHGPFSAYRKNLIVPIDPASLADDSELAVKIRKQGYRTIIDPEVMFYEASQSRFFKRRMQKDRRGKGLIRLLLQHRDVLLNSSYGKYGTAVFPMNYFMMIISPYMMVLFTLSFLVAVYTYTSFIGLLLVMAFGAVFMYLGQSDKLSIFEPIYSFIDTQISLLVGGLGLVFGRKSNGTWEVDKELRDAYLSK; this is encoded by the coding sequence ATGATATTTATCTACATTTCTATATTGTTGCTGTTTTTAGTTGGACTCCCATATTTTTCAATTATGTTATTGATAAAAAAATATGGGTACAGAAAATCTCCCGTTTCCAAAGACTATGGGTTCAAACAATCTATTTCCATAGTTATTCCTACATATAATGAAGAATTGATTGTTGCGAAAAAACTTGATAACATATTAGAATTGGATTATCCTCTTGATCTGATTGAAGTAATTTTTATTGATTCCTCAACGGACAAAACAAGAGATATTATTTCGACCTATCAGGAAAAATACAGAAATATACGCATCATTAATGAAGGAGAACGAGCAGGTCTTGCAACGGCTCTGAATAAAGCATATTCGGCTGCTAAGAATGATATTGTTGTGAAAACAGATTGTGATAGTTTCCTACATAAGGATGCACTCAGCCAAATGGTGGCAAATTTTGCAGATAAGAGTATTGGTGCTGTTTGTGGGAAACAGGTCGTTATAAATAGTTCAAAAGTAGAGGAAGGCTACAGGTCTATTCAGTCAAGATTGCAAATAGTAGAATCATGGCTTGATTCAACAATAATATTCCATGGCCCTTTTTCAGCATACCGAAAGAATCTGATTGTACCGATAGACCCGGCTTCTCTTGCAGATGATAGTGAACTTGCGGTCAAGATAAGAAAGCAGGGCTACAGGACCATAATCGATCCTGAAGTAATGTTCTATGAAGCCAGCCAGAGCAGATTCTTCAAAAGAAGGATGCAGAAGGATCGGAGAGGAAAGGGTCTGATTAGATTGCTTTTGCAGCACAGGGACGTTCTTTTAAATTCCAGCTATGGGAAGTATGGAACTGCTGTATTCCCTATGAACTATTTCATGATGATAATTTCGCCTTACATGATGGTTTTGTTCACACTGTCTTTCTTAGTTGCAGTTTACACCTATACCTCGTTCATCGGGTTATTACTGGTGATGGCTTTTGGTGCAGTTTTCATGTACCTTGGTCAGTCTGACAAGCTTTCCATCTTTGAACCTATCTATTCATTCATAGATACTCAGATATCTCTTCTTGTAGGGGGACTTGGTCTGGTATTTGGCAGAAAGAGCAATGGTACATGGGAAGTGGACAAAGAATTGAGAGATGCCTATCTTAGTAAATAG
- a CDS encoding oligosaccharyl transferase, archaeosortase A system-associated produces the protein MPFLLLLLAGFATYIRTIPSAGVFISSNFIRFGGNDPWYHLRNVESILHNFPHILWFDAYTHYPNGTQQVFAPLYDLVLSTIIWIIGLGNPSTELTQTISAYYPIILGVLVIIPTYYTAKWVFDYRVGLLAATLITVAPGQFLSRSIIGFNDHHIAETLLTTTISMFLIMALKASHERNIIFKDLTDRKYDHLKAVLPYVILAGIALGTYSLSWLGAIFFSFILGIYFTAQHIINHMHKRETGYLAIIGALVFFVALLMVLTMPELRERDLMIKGFLAGIIAFPFFTILSIEFKKRKLNERYYPLSILSLSVIVVILSKVVSPSTYALITSLASFFMRTGGGLTIAEASPLLSIGGQFSLAPLWYNFGALGYISFIALAILIYRAFTQKNTPENTFLIVWTLMIIWAMLQQNRFAYYYSVNAAILSAWVGIKVLELSGWKDLITDIKDKAFSAKNIKAMHIISAIFIILVLIYPSYSLAMQQSQGTGGPNGYWIEATTWLRYNTPDPGLDYYESYEKPADGESYEYPDTAYGVMSWWDYGHWIEVIGHRIPNANPFQQGVGGRRNSIEEENQPGASTFFTAPSEEEATAVLEAIHPDPEKAGARYVISDVEMATGKFYAMAAWTLDTENYYIDVQTDSGYMTVPGPRYYSSMEARLHMFDGNGLKQYRLVHESPAGSTQEPGYKNVYNQLFGGSLSEEDTGYVKIFEYVEGATITGTAPANETVTISNTIMTGQMRTFTYSQSTSSDGTYSFIVPYSTEGPIEGETQFDTMPMGPYVISYGDTTQQVSVNEMDVLNGNTIEV, from the coding sequence GTGCCTTTTCTATTATTACTTCTGGCAGGCTTTGCAACATATATAAGAACTATACCATCTGCTGGAGTGTTCATTTCAAGCAACTTCATACGATTTGGAGGCAACGACCCATGGTATCATCTTCGAAACGTAGAATCAATCCTGCATAACTTCCCACATATCCTTTGGTTTGATGCATATACACACTACCCTAATGGAACACAACAGGTTTTTGCACCCCTCTATGACCTTGTCCTTTCAACCATCATATGGATCATTGGACTTGGCAATCCAAGTACTGAGCTGACACAGACAATCTCAGCCTATTATCCCATAATCTTGGGAGTACTTGTGATAATACCAACTTATTACACAGCAAAGTGGGTTTTTGATTACCGAGTAGGTCTGCTCGCAGCAACACTTATTACAGTTGCCCCTGGACAGTTCCTATCAAGATCAATCATTGGATTCAATGATCATCACATTGCAGAAACTCTCCTTACAACTACCATATCCATGTTTTTGATAATGGCTCTTAAGGCCTCACATGAACGAAATATTATTTTTAAAGACCTGACAGATAGGAAATATGATCACTTAAAAGCAGTCCTTCCATATGTTATACTTGCAGGAATAGCACTTGGAACTTATTCATTATCATGGTTGGGTGCAATCTTCTTCAGCTTCATACTTGGCATATATTTCACCGCCCAGCACATAATCAATCATATGCACAAGCGTGAAACAGGCTATCTGGCTATCATTGGAGCATTAGTATTTTTTGTAGCTTTGTTGATGGTACTTACAATGCCTGAACTTCGAGAAAGGGACCTGATGATAAAAGGATTCTTAGCAGGCATTATTGCATTTCCATTCTTCACAATCCTTTCAATAGAATTCAAAAAGAGGAAGTTAAATGAAAGATACTATCCACTTTCAATTCTATCATTGTCAGTTATTGTAGTGATCTTGTCAAAGGTGGTATCACCTTCTACATATGCACTGATAACAAGCTTAGCAAGTTTTTTCATGCGCACAGGCGGCGGCCTTACCATTGCAGAAGCATCCCCCCTGTTATCCATAGGAGGACAGTTCTCCCTTGCACCACTCTGGTACAACTTCGGAGCGCTTGGATACATCTCCTTCATCGCCCTAGCAATACTCATCTACAGGGCATTCACCCAGAAGAACACACCTGAGAACACATTCCTTATAGTATGGACACTCATGATAATCTGGGCCATGCTCCAGCAGAACCGCTTTGCATACTACTATTCAGTCAATGCGGCCATACTCAGCGCATGGGTCGGTATCAAAGTACTGGAACTTTCAGGATGGAAGGATCTGATCACTGACATCAAGGATAAAGCGTTCAGTGCCAAAAATATAAAGGCGATGCACATAATCTCAGCCATTTTCATCATACTTGTCCTGATATACCCATCCTACAGCCTTGCAATGCAGCAGTCCCAGGGAACCGGTGGACCCAACGGATACTGGATTGAAGCAACCACCTGGCTCAGGTACAACACCCCTGATCCAGGACTTGATTACTACGAAAGTTATGAAAAACCTGCAGATGGTGAAAGCTACGAATATCCCGATACGGCATACGGAGTAATGTCATGGTGGGATTACGGACACTGGATAGAAGTTATCGGCCATCGCATTCCCAACGCAAACCCATTCCAGCAGGGCGTTGGTGGCCGAAGGAATAGTATAGAAGAAGAGAACCAACCCGGTGCATCCACCTTCTTCACCGCACCATCCGAAGAAGAAGCAACAGCAGTCCTCGAAGCCATCCATCCGGACCCCGAAAAGGCAGGTGCTCGCTATGTGATCTCTGACGTTGAGATGGCAACAGGAAAGTTCTATGCAATGGCAGCATGGACACTTGACACAGAGAACTATTACATAGATGTCCAGACTGATTCAGGATATATGACAGTACCAGGCCCAAGATACTATAGCTCAATGGAAGCCAGGCTTCACATGTTCGATGGTAACGGACTCAAGCAGTATCGTCTGGTACATGAATCTCCAGCAGGAAGCACACAGGAACCAGGTTATAAGAACGTTTATAATCAACTCTTTGGAGGTAGTCTATCTGAAGAGGATACAGGATATGTGAAGATATTCGAGTATGTGGAAGGCGCAACCATTACAGGTACAGCCCCTGCCAATGAGACAGTGACCATCAGCAACACAATAATGACAGGACAGATGAGGACATTCACATACTCCCAGTCAACAAGTTCTGACGGGACCTACTCTTTCATCGTACCTTATTCCACAGAAGGACCTATCGAAGGAGAGACACAATTCGATACAATGCCCATGGGACCTTATGTGATAAGCTACGGGGACACCACACAGCAGGTCAGTGTCAATGAAATGGATGTCCTGAATGGGAACACTATCGAAGTCTGA
- a CDS encoding 3-isopropylmalate dehydratase small subunit produces the protein MLDNMIKGKAWIFGSDIDTDVIIPGKYLRTKDMQVFADHAMEGIDPEFSKKVQKGDIIVADDNFGCGSSREQAALALKYAGVGCVVAKSFGRIFFRNAINVGLPLMEADVECKEGDEVEIDLLEGTVKVDGKVFHGNKLPDFLLEMLTAGGLVAQHKAKKNIQ, from the coding sequence ATATTGGACAATATGATCAAGGGAAAAGCATGGATATTCGGTAGTGATATCGATACCGATGTTATAATTCCCGGAAAATACCTGCGCACAAAGGATATGCAGGTCTTTGCAGACCATGCCATGGAAGGAATAGACCCTGAGTTCTCAAAAAAAGTGCAGAAAGGAGACATCATTGTTGCCGATGATAACTTCGGATGCGGTTCATCCAGGGAGCAGGCAGCACTTGCATTGAAATATGCAGGCGTTGGTTGCGTGGTAGCAAAGTCCTTCGGAAGGATATTCTTCAGGAATGCCATAAACGTAGGGCTGCCACTCATGGAAGCAGATGTTGAGTGCAAAGAAGGTGATGAGGTAGAGATAGACCTGCTTGAGGGAACTGTCAAAGTGGATGGAAAGGTGTTCCATGGAAACAAATTACCTGATTTCCTTCTGGAGATGCTAACTGCAGGCGGACTTGTAGCCCAGCACAAAGCAAAGAAGAACATCCAGTGA